In one window of Archocentrus centrarchus isolate MPI-CPG fArcCen1 chromosome 11, fArcCen1, whole genome shotgun sequence DNA:
- the smap2 gene encoding stromal membrane-associated protein 2 isoform X1, producing MMTGKSVKDVDRYQAVLNSLLALEENKYCADCESKGPRWASWNLGIFICIRCAGIHRNLGVHISKVKSVNLDQWTQEQVQCVQEMGNAKAKRLYEAFLPECFQRPETDQAAEIFIRDKYEKKKYIDKVIDIKMLRKEKSCDNIPKEPVVFEKMKLKKDISPKTDSQSVTDLLGLDAPAPSPAVSNGGGCVPDSNESPVVSNAALAHSALDLFNSLPAPSSASSTKSTPVSSAMPQSRVTASVPENLSLFLNPAPKAEEGTVKKLSKDSILSLYASTPSVHASSMAAHAGLYMNQMGYPTHPYGSYHSLAQAGGMGGTMMTSQMAMMGQQQSRMMVVPQNSMIGIQQNCVMGQQNGLMGAQGVVAQPSGVVPPPYMTGMMGQQQTGIMVQQQNSVMGQQQSGLVGQQQVGGLATLPHQQVYGVQQAQQLQWNISQVTQHMAGMNLYNTSGMVGYSGQQTGGSAAPSSAHMTAHVWK from the exons gtCCAAGATGGGCATCCTGGAATTTGGGCATCTTCATCTGTATCCGCTGTGCTGGTATCCATCGAAACCTGGGGGTCCACATCTCTAAGGTCAagtctgtcaacctggatcagtGGACACAGGAGCAAGTCCAG TGCGTTCAAGAGATGGGAAATGCCAAGGCCAAACGTCTCTACGAGGCATTTTTACCTGAGTGCTTCCAGCGTCCTGAGACAGACCAGGCTGCCGAGATCTTCATCAGGGACAAATACGAAAAGAAGAAATACATCGATAAAGTCATTGACATCAAGATGCTCAGG aaagaaaagagtTGTGACAACATCCCAAAAGAGCCAGTTGTATTTGAGAAGATGAAATTG AAAAAAGACATCAGCCCGAAGACAGATTCCCAGTCTGTCACAGACCTGCTCGGACTAG ATGCCCCAGCTCCAAGCCCTGCGGTGTCTAATGGTGGAGGATGTGTTCCAGACAGTAATGAGAGCCCAGTGGTGTCTAACGCAGCCCTGGCACACTCTGCCCTGGATCTCTTCAACTCCCTCCCAGCCccctcctctgcttcctctacaaaAAGCACG CCTGTTTCCAGCGCTATGCCTCAGAGCAGAGTGACTGCCTCAGTGCCTGAGAACCTCAGCTTGTTCTTAAACCCAGCACCCAAAGCAGAGGAGGGCACTGTCAAGAAACTATCCAAGGACTCCATTCTTTCCCTGTATGCCTCCACTCCCTCGGTACATGCCAGCAGTATGGCTGCACATG CAGGCTTGTACATGAACCAAATGGGATATCCAACACACCCGTACGGTTCATACCATTCTTTGGCCCAGGCAGGGGGAATGGGGGGCActatgatgacatcacagatgGCCATGATGGGACAGCAACAGAGCAGGATGATGGTGGTGCCACAAAACAGCATGATTGGAATTCAGCAGAACTGCGTGATGGGGCAGCAGAATGGCCTGATGGGCGCTCAGGGCGTCGTGGCTCAGCCTAGCGGCGTTGTGCCGCCACCCTACATGACAGGAATGATGGGACAGCAGCAAACCGGAATAATggtacagcagcagaacagTGTTATGGGACAGCAACAGAGTGGGCTGGTGGGACAGCAGCAGGTTGGGGGTTTGGCCACATTACCCCACCAGCAGGTTTACGGGGTCCAACAAGCCCAGCAGCTACAGTGGAACATCAGCcag GTGACTCAGCACATGGCCGGCATGAATCTTTACAACACCAGCGGCATGGTGGGATACAGCGGTCAACAAACGGGAGGTTCAGCAGCTCCAAGTTCGGCGCACATGACGGCGCATGTGTGGAAATGA
- the smap2 gene encoding stromal membrane-associated protein 2 isoform X2, which yields MMTGKSVKDVDRYQAVLNSLLALEENKYCADCESKGPRWASWNLGIFICIRCAGIHRNLGVHISKVKSVNLDQWTQEQVQCVQEMGNAKAKRLYEAFLPECFQRPETDQAAEIFIRDKYEKKKYIDKVIDIKMLRKEKSCDNIPKEPVVFEKMKLKKDISPKTDSQSVTDLLGLDAPAPSPAVSNGGGCVPDSNESPVVSNAALAHSALDLFNSLPAPSSASSTKSTPVSSAMPQSRVTASVPENLSLFLNPAPKAEEGTVKKLSKDSILSLYASTPSVHASSMAAHGLYMNQMGYPTHPYGSYHSLAQAGGMGGTMMTSQMAMMGQQQSRMMVVPQNSMIGIQQNCVMGQQNGLMGAQGVVAQPSGVVPPPYMTGMMGQQQTGIMVQQQNSVMGQQQSGLVGQQQVGGLATLPHQQVYGVQQAQQLQWNISQVTQHMAGMNLYNTSGMVGYSGQQTGGSAAPSSAHMTAHVWK from the exons gtCCAAGATGGGCATCCTGGAATTTGGGCATCTTCATCTGTATCCGCTGTGCTGGTATCCATCGAAACCTGGGGGTCCACATCTCTAAGGTCAagtctgtcaacctggatcagtGGACACAGGAGCAAGTCCAG TGCGTTCAAGAGATGGGAAATGCCAAGGCCAAACGTCTCTACGAGGCATTTTTACCTGAGTGCTTCCAGCGTCCTGAGACAGACCAGGCTGCCGAGATCTTCATCAGGGACAAATACGAAAAGAAGAAATACATCGATAAAGTCATTGACATCAAGATGCTCAGG aaagaaaagagtTGTGACAACATCCCAAAAGAGCCAGTTGTATTTGAGAAGATGAAATTG AAAAAAGACATCAGCCCGAAGACAGATTCCCAGTCTGTCACAGACCTGCTCGGACTAG ATGCCCCAGCTCCAAGCCCTGCGGTGTCTAATGGTGGAGGATGTGTTCCAGACAGTAATGAGAGCCCAGTGGTGTCTAACGCAGCCCTGGCACACTCTGCCCTGGATCTCTTCAACTCCCTCCCAGCCccctcctctgcttcctctacaaaAAGCACG CCTGTTTCCAGCGCTATGCCTCAGAGCAGAGTGACTGCCTCAGTGCCTGAGAACCTCAGCTTGTTCTTAAACCCAGCACCCAAAGCAGAGGAGGGCACTGTCAAGAAACTATCCAAGGACTCCATTCTTTCCCTGTATGCCTCCACTCCCTCGGTACATGCCAGCAGTATGGCTGCACATG GCTTGTACATGAACCAAATGGGATATCCAACACACCCGTACGGTTCATACCATTCTTTGGCCCAGGCAGGGGGAATGGGGGGCActatgatgacatcacagatgGCCATGATGGGACAGCAACAGAGCAGGATGATGGTGGTGCCACAAAACAGCATGATTGGAATTCAGCAGAACTGCGTGATGGGGCAGCAGAATGGCCTGATGGGCGCTCAGGGCGTCGTGGCTCAGCCTAGCGGCGTTGTGCCGCCACCCTACATGACAGGAATGATGGGACAGCAGCAAACCGGAATAATggtacagcagcagaacagTGTTATGGGACAGCAACAGAGTGGGCTGGTGGGACAGCAGCAGGTTGGGGGTTTGGCCACATTACCCCACCAGCAGGTTTACGGGGTCCAACAAGCCCAGCAGCTACAGTGGAACATCAGCcag GTGACTCAGCACATGGCCGGCATGAATCTTTACAACACCAGCGGCATGGTGGGATACAGCGGTCAACAAACGGGAGGTTCAGCAGCTCCAAGTTCGGCGCACATGACGGCGCATGTGTGGAAATGA